One Natrinema longum genomic window, GGACTCGGCGACGCCCACGACACCCTCCACGAGACCTTCCCAGTAGAGGAGTAACCATGGTCGACACTGCCGATACCGAACGCGACCGGCCCCTCGAGTTCCGGTCGGTCCCGCTCGGCGAGATCGAAACGGCCCGCAGCCGCCATATGTGGACCCGATCGGCGGTCGAGGTGGCGGAGTCCGGAAATCTCGTCGTGACCGGCGAGTGGGACGGCACCGTCACCGCCCGCGATGCCGACTCGCTCGAGGCCCGGTGGACGGTCGAGCATCCGGATCACGCGGTCGGCATCGCGTCGCTCGAGGGAGGGTCGAGTGACGACGGCGATGAAACGATCGTCGTCGCCGGCCGGGGCGAGTCCGGGACGATCGCTGCCTACGACGCCGCGACGGGCGACCGGCGCTGGCGGTACGACACCGTCGAGGACCTCGGCGAGGCGGTCAAAGACACCGTCTTCTACCTGCCCTACGTCGTCGCCCTCGAGAGCGGAGCGGATGGCCGTCTGTACGCTGCGGCGCGACGGTACGAACGCGACGGCGAGATCCGACGGTGGCACAGCACGGTCTACGCGTTCGCCGCCGACGGCTCGGTCCGCTGGACTGCCGAGACCGACGCCTCGCCGATCGCGCTCGATCTCGACGCCGACGGCGAGCGCCTCGCGGTCGGCTACAACCGCTGTATGGGCGATCACGACACCGGGCTCGTCGTTCTCGAGGCCGCATCGGGCGATCCGCTGTGGAGCTGGGATCCCGGAACGGAAGGCGACCGCCGCGTCGGCGACGTCTCCTTCGACGGGGAGTCGATCGCGGTCTCGAGTCACGGCGACAAACGCGGCTACCTGCTGGGGCCCGGCGGTGCCGAGCGCTGGCGCGTCGACCTCGCGGTCGAGACCGAACTCGAGGACGAGACGCTGTACGCCTACCCGAACCACGCCTACGCGGACGACGGTCGCGTGGCGTTCGTGACCGGCAACACCTACGCGGTCGAGAGCCGCGAGACGGAGCGTCGTCATCCGAACGAACACCGGATCGCCGCGTTCGACGCCGACGGTGCCCTCCTGTGGGACGATGAGGTTCGCGGCTTCGTCCACGGCCTCGCCGCCGACGGGGGGCGACTCGTCGCTCCCTGTGCCCAGAACTTCCGCGTTCGCGACCCGGATACCCACGCCGTCCGCTGGTTCGACCTCGAGTCCGGTGCGAGCGCCACCGAGCGCCTCGACGGAATCGCGACGGCGGCCGCTGTCGAGGGCGAAACGGTCGCAGCCATCGAGGAACCCGTCGCATACCACGACGAGGGCGAGACGCGCGGCGAGTACGCACTTCGGGTCGGGTCGCTCGAGTAGCGCCGTCGATCGGTCGTTTTCGCGGACGATCCCCGGCGAGTTGGCTAGTCGCATACGCAAGGCCAACCCCCACAACGCTCACGAGCGTCCGTGTTCCCGTATAATGACCGAGAGTTCTGCACGCGACGGCCGCGAGGTGCGTTCCGATCCGGGGCGGGTCGAACGCTCCTCGAGCCGTCTCGACGAAACCGAGCGGACGACGGGACCGCCACGCCGGGTGATGACCGACGGCGGACGGGCGGAGATGGCGGAGTCCGACGACCAGCCCGAGGACGCGAGCGACGCCGACGTGGCCCCCGAGGAAGCGGACGCCGACGCCGAGGAAGGGGTGGCAGACCCTGCCGAAAGCGAGGAGACCCAGGGAGGGGAAGACGAATCCGAAGGCGCAGTCGAAAGCGAAGACGAGGACGAAAAGGAGGATACCGAGGAAGAAACCGGGGCCACGGAAGGAGAAGACGAAACGGAAGCCGAGGAGGAGGGCGAAGAAGCTGAAACGGAAGAAGAGGACGCCGACGGCGAGGAAGACGAGTACCACGTCGAAGACGCCGAAGACGTCTACCAGGACGACGAAACGGCCGGCGTCCTCCACCTCGACCTCGACGGCCTCTTCCTGGATCTGCTCGGCCTCGAGGTGAACCTGAATCCGGTCACGCTCGACGTCTCGGCACGACCCGGCGGAAACAACCTGCTCGGGAACTTGCTATCGGCAGTCACGGGACTTCTCGACGGTCCCAGCGCCCTGCTGGACAAGGTCCAGTCGCTACTGGGCAAGCCAAAAGAGTTGTTCAGGTCCCTGGTTAGCAAGCCAAAAGAGCTGCTCAGCAACGCGCTTGGAAAGCCCAGAGAGTGGCTCAGTGGACTCTTTGGCGGTGACGCTGGCGAACCGTCGGAGACCGACAAACCGGACGCCGAGGAAGCGGAACCAGCAGCAGCCGACGACGAGGAAGCGGAACCGAGCGAGGGCGACGAGACGCCGGGTCGCATCTCCAGGGCAGCCAGCTGGCTCAGAGGGACGCTGTCCGGGCTCGTTCCCAGCTTCCCGACCGAGGAGATCGTGGCGATGATCGTCAGCGAAGTGATCGAACAGCTAATCGAACGACTCGAGCCGGATCGTGAGGAAGAGGCCGGCGGACAGGCGGAGCCGTCACAGGCGGAGGCATCATCATGAGCGACGATTCAATCACACAGCGGATCGATACCGAAAAGATCACCGAAAACGTCGACGTCGACGAACTGGTCGAGGGCACCCAGTGGGAAGAGGAGATCGACGGGGACAAACCTCTCGGAGAGGCGCTTGGCGGACAGATCGGCGCGATTCTCGGACGAGCGATCGGCGAATCCCTCGGGCGAACGATCGGGAATATGGTCGTCGACGAACTCCTCAGTTCCGGCGACGAGGACGAGGAGGAAGGCGAGGAGGCCGCCGAGGAAGGCGAGGAAACGACTGAGGAAGGCGAGGGAGCGGACGAAGAGGCTACCGAAGCGGACGAGCCCGAGACCGAAGGGGACGACGAGAGCGGCGAAGGTGAGGCCCAAGACGACTCCCAACCGGGCGAGGAAGGCGAAGCATCGGCGGACGAAGAATCGGAGCAGGCGTCCGACGCCGAGGAGTAACACCGTGATGCAGCACACGCTCTCGCTCGACGACCCGGCTCGAGGTGGTTGCCGTGAGTGACGGATCCGGACTGAAGGGGATGGTGGCCAACGAGGTGAGCAATCAACTCGACGTCACCGATATGCTCGGCGACGGGCCTATCGAGGACAGCATCGACGGCGGCGAGGTCGGCGCAGCGGTCGGTCGACAGTTCGGCGAACAGTTCGGCCGCGAGGTCGGGGCGGCGGTCGGCCGAGAAGTCCACGAGACGATCGCCGAAGGC contains:
- a CDS encoding PQQ-binding-like beta-propeller repeat protein; translation: MVDTADTERDRPLEFRSVPLGEIETARSRHMWTRSAVEVAESGNLVVTGEWDGTVTARDADSLEARWTVEHPDHAVGIASLEGGSSDDGDETIVVAGRGESGTIAAYDAATGDRRWRYDTVEDLGEAVKDTVFYLPYVVALESGADGRLYAAARRYERDGEIRRWHSTVYAFAADGSVRWTAETDASPIALDLDADGERLAVGYNRCMGDHDTGLVVLEAASGDPLWSWDPGTEGDRRVGDVSFDGESIAVSSHGDKRGYLLGPGGAERWRVDLAVETELEDETLYAYPNHAYADDGRVAFVTGNTYAVESRETERRHPNEHRIAAFDADGALLWDDEVRGFVHGLAADGGRLVAPCAQNFRVRDPDTHAVRWFDLESGASATERLDGIATAAAVEGETVAAIEEPVAYHDEGETRGEYALRVGSLE